One part of the Amyelois transitella isolate CPQ chromosome 10, ilAmyTran1.1, whole genome shotgun sequence genome encodes these proteins:
- the LOC106133120 gene encoding ras-related protein Rap1, with protein sequence MREYKIVVLGSGGVGKSALTVQFVQGIFVEKYDPTIEDSYRKQVEVDGQQCMLEILDTAGTEQFTAMRDLYMKNGQGFVLVYSITAQSTFNDLQDLREQILRVKDKDDVPMVLVGNKYDLEPERVVGKEQGANLARHFNCAFMETSAKAKINVNDVFYDLVRQINKKSPDPERKVRKNKVCRLL encoded by the coding sequence ATGCGTGAATACAAAATAGTCGTGTTAGGTAGCGGAGGCGTGGGTAAATCTGCTCTCACAGTACAATTCGTACAAGGCATCTTTGTGGAGAAATACGACCCCACCATTGAGGACAGCTATCGGAAACAGGTGGAAGTAGACGGACAACAATGCATGTTAGAAATTCTGGACACGGCCGGCACGGAACAGTTCACCGCGATGAGGGATTTATACATGAAGAACGGGCAAGGTTTCGTGTTAGTGTATTCGATCACCGCACAATCAACGTTCAATGACCTACAGGACCTGCGGGAGCAGATCCTGCGGGTGAAGGACAAAGATGACGTGCCTATGGTACTGGTTGGCAACAAATACGACTTGGAGCCAGAGCGCGTGGTGGGCAAGGAACAGGGGGCTAATCTCGCGCGTCATTTCAATTGCGCGTTCATGGAGACCTCCGCGAAGGCGAAAATCAATGTGAACGACGTTTTCTACGACCTAGTGCGACAGATCAACAAGAAGTCACCGGACCCCGAAAGGAAAGTTAGGAAGAATAAGGTGTGTCGCCTTCTGTAA